The Scomber japonicus isolate fScoJap1 chromosome 8, fScoJap1.pri, whole genome shotgun sequence genome has a segment encoding these proteins:
- the frmpd3 gene encoding FERM and PDZ domain-containing protein 3, with translation MLKDDSLLLIPNVLKVFLENGQIKSFTFDSRTTVRDVISSLQDRLSLRYIEHFALVLEAGGLDQNQRLHLLQENQPLTHVVHRTYFQGMKCLFRICFFPKDPADLLRRDPAAFEYLYIQSRNDVIKERFGMDWKSDITLRLAALHIYITVSSARPNQKMSLKHVEKEWGLEPFLPLTLLPTVKEKNVCKSLSQLLKTYQHPPPSGNKVPPLQGKLQYMRVLNDLPPFGGILFHTVGLDEKQSATTLLVGPRHGISHVIDLKNNLTTVLTEFSRVAKIQLYRESQGVARVEVTIHEAKPLVLLMEWPDASNFACLISGYYKLFVDPKRTIYFRTPGQSQLTKADYRSSHHAHPRSGATGLPSGGRRGDERESSHRESGSSRAIVPAESQHLGLCHVHLQEQQQFQELQIHAEAELDINENFISQEPPGRPRTKSDPTQQSTEEIAVVSEGTPVENAGFRIRALTLGLSQKTSRYFCDSCKARHRAEGLSTAVNSSGSSGKYCSSACASRDGGAVDLMALPPPGNEEEEEEEADDAGAKLQPPPPAIAAPPPGFRDNSSDEDDPKRGRKARNSASQGVTSGKLSQTKEDVPVTLIDNVATRTVRDHAQELDDALVSTLQALEALAASEDYPHHPQQPTQTAGLIVLAAITPESSLDSGHETNSSELTDVSEMVSAMKQNQNQAYLLAHHINKERILCRRDFPLAIPGCTAKTIGTGAFSVGQIRAGCPPKQVILSKTVPFKVSPSQDSAILSVVTEQGGNQDTTQTGQKAEMKANSVSTKANTPDPPSKSPEELKVSDDSLTAQVSRDQTLSNSSGETLSQNVSEGIKGKTTTPLNTDPSIKALPILLPVDRTASAKISPTIMCQDAETASSETMKPSSSTELLPVDDLFCTCPVQQEPGPQLRIKDPQVQKVVVFQSSSPTDDERLRAKGLQLANSKENAVRVGADPSLSKPSPQIQKKYSPRLPVKSERKEEAESKTEGAQGKSHPDSQKCPIKSLPILDDLTTPSSGVDKVSTLPARDSKKQGSGKGKSQRSAPFLSFRNLLSATFPARMRRETDERRAQLQKVRQYELEFLEELLKPKSSQGEFLPQGSSPVPSGTPCACQLRTSPVLKAPGISREQRRSCDCKRMGRGMRLPDTPVGSTTEAQHRGRERTISKTTPAVSKAPHTQGATRRPQTLEIKTTRIRSTSLESREPRGEHGSCLPTCTSQTDCMGAPQYKKLQRRYSIGELDNSTSTPVYAEVKPKAKSLEKEMERVRATGLRLPTPIEPVHTQSHQAEGKGKKGVFFIQGEELLRESKEGTGEVLLTLPSEDSDEKDKCCSFCFCYRKCEAADESSEKDELSYSIPLQVLPGMELDSHTFPVVSKTLQVLNAEDCSGEEEEEEEEPQTQEIDLRACGTLEGSLARVQALQGKTFSLPDGFLNAQLDANELLAILRQCANSPQAEGEARLQPSRIAEYKQELAVRFKEFRASCRRVASVEKSPTRMLAVVTASFQVLCELTQTFIKLVRGVRSETQRLQLLRKVEEVAINYTLLLRAAEESMGHSSSLPTKTMSPQVSSNTNNMSSLTRPIKTLPAQ, from the exons ATGCTCAAGGACGACTCCTTGCTACTCATACCAAATGTATTGAAGGTGTTCTTGGAGAATGGACAGATTAAGTCCTTTACATTTGATAGCCGTACCACTGTTAGG GATGTGATCTCCTCCCTGCAGGACCGCCTCTCACTCCGCTACATTGAGCACTTTGCCTTGGTGCTGGAGGCAGGTGGTCTGGACCAGAATCAGAGGCTGCATCTGCTGCAGGAGAACCAGCCTCTGACACAt gtggtgcataGAACCTATTTCCAAGGGATGAAGTGTCTGTTCCGCATCTGCTTCTTCCCCAAGGACCCTGCAGACCTGCTGAGAAGGGACCCTGCTGCTTTTGAGTACCTCTATATACAG AGTCGCAATGACGTAATCAAGGAGCGCTTTGGCATGGATTGGAAATCTGACATCACATTACGATTGGCGGCGCTCCATATCTACATCACTGTGTCCTCCGCAAGGCCTAATCAGAAGATGTCTCTCAAGCATGTAGA AAAAGAGTGGGGACTAGAACCTTTCCTGCCCCTCACTCTGCTTCCAACAGTGAAGGAGAAGAATGTGTGTAAGAGCCTGTCTCAGTTGCTGAAGACCTACCAGCATCCACCACCGTCAGGCAACAAG GTCCCTCCTCTCCAAGGGAAGCTGCAGTACATGCGTGTACTCAACGACCTCCCACCTTTTGGAGGAATACTGTTCCACACTGTTGGACTG GATGAGAAACAATCAGCTACAACACTACTGGTGGGTCCTCGACATGGTATTAGTCATGTGATTGACCTGAAAAACAACCTCACAACAGTTCTGACCGAGTTCAGCAGGGTTGCCAAGATTCAGCTCTATCGAGAGAGTCAGGGAGTGGCACGTGTGGAAGTGACAATACATGAGGCCAAG CCCCTGGTATTACTCATGGAATGGCCTGATGCCAGTAACTTTGCGTGCCTCATCTCTGGCTACTACAAGCTGTTTGTAGACCCTAAAAGGACCATCTACTTCCGGACCCCTGGTCAGTCTCAGCTGACCAAGGCAG ATTACAGAAGCTCCCACCATGCCCACCCACGTTCTGGGGCAACCGGCTTGCCAAGTGGAGGGCGACGAGGGGACGAGAGGGAAAGCTCGCACAGAGAGTCAGGGTCTTCAAGGGCCATAGTTCCTGCAGAGTCTCAGCATCTAGGCCTGTGTCATGTCCACCTTcaagaacaacaacaatttCAGGAGCTCCAAATACACGCTGAGGCTGAACTTGACATAAATGAGAACTTTATTTCTCAAGAGCCCCCTGGGCGACCCCGCACCAAGTCAGATCCCACACAGCAGAGTACAGAGGAGATTGCTGTGGTTTCAGAGGGCACACCAGTGGAGAATGCAGGATTTAGAATCCGAGCACTAACACTTGGTTTATCCCAGAAAACCTCACGATACTTCTGTGACTCTTGCAAAGCTAGGCACAGGGCAGAGGGTCTATCAACAGCAGTGAACAGTAGTGGTAGCTCGGGGAAATACTGCTCCAGTGCTTGTGCCTCCCGAGATGGAGGCGCTGTTGATCTCATGGCCTTACCGCCACCCggaaatgaagaggaggaggaggaggaggcagatgATGCAGGAGCAAAGCTGCAACCACCACCACCTGCTATTGCTGCCCCACCACCCGGCTTCAGGGACAACAGTTCAGATGAGGATGACccaaagagaggaaggaaggctcGAAACAGTGCCAGCCAAGGAGTCACCTCTGGGAAACTGTCCCAAACCAAGGAAGATGTGCCTGTGACACTGATTGATAACGTAGCCACAAGAACAGTCAGAGATCATGCCCAGGAGCTTGATGATGCTCTGGTGTCCACCTTACAGGCACTGGAGGCTTTGGCAGCTTCTGAGGACTACCCCCATCACCCCCAACAGCCAACACAGACTGCAG GGCTGATTGTCTTAGCTGCCATTACACCTGAGTCATCATTGGACTCAGGCCATGAGACCAACTCCTCTGAATTGACAGATGTTTCTGAAATGGTGTCGGCTATGAAACAAAACCAGAACCAGGCCTACCTGCTGGCTCACCATATCAACAAGGAACGTATCCTCTGCCGCCGTGACTTTCCCCTGGCTATCCCTGGTTGCACTGCAAAAACCATAGGGACTGGGGCCTTCTCTGTGGGTCAGATTCGTGCTGGCTGTCCACCCAAGCAAGTAATCCTCAGCAAGACTGTTCCCTTTAAAGTTAGCCCTAGTCAAGACTCTGCAATACTCAGTGTTGTAACAGAGCAGGGAGGCAATCAAGACACCACTCAGACTGGGCagaaagcagaaatgaaagCAAACTCTGTGTCCACCAAAGCAAACACTCCTGATCCCCCTTCTAAGTCACCTGAAGAACTTAAAGTGTCTGATGATTCACTGACAGCTCAAGTGAGTAGAGATCAGACATTATCAAATTCTTCTGGGGAGACACTGAGTCAAAATGTTTCTGAGGGCATAAAGGGGAAGACAACAACACCTCTTAACACAGACCCTAGCATCAAAGCCTTACCTATCCTCTTGCCTGTGGACAGAACTGCCTCTGCCAAGATTTCCCCTACTATTATGTGCCAAGATGCCGAGACTGCCTCTAGTGAGACCATGAAGCCTTCAAGCTCAACAGAACTGCTGCCAGTTGATGACCTTTTCTGCACATGCCCAGTGCAACAGGAGCCAGGGCCTCAGTTAAGAATAAAAGATCCACAGGTTCAGAAGGTAGTAGTGTTTCAGTCCTCCTCCCCCACAGATGATGAGCGCCTTCGTGCCAAAGGCCTTCAGCTGGCTAACAGTAAAGAAAATGCAGTGAGAGTAGGAGCAGATCCTAGTTTGTCAAAACCCAGCcctcaaatacaaaaaaagtatTCCCCACGTTTGCCAGTAAaatcagagagaaaagaggaggctGAAAGCAAGACTGAGGGTGCCCAGGGAAAATCCCATCCTGATTCACAAAAATGCCCCATAAAATCATTACCTATTTTAGATGATCTAACAACACCTAGCTCCGGTGTAGATAAGGTCTCTACTCTCCCAGCCAGAGATTCAAAGAAACAGGGCAGTGGTAAGGGGAAGTCCCAGCGCAGTGCCCCTTTCTTGAGCTTTAGAAACCTTCTTTCAGCTACATTTCCAGCAAGAATGCGAAGAGAAACAGATGAGCGAAGGGCTCAGTTGCAGAAAGTCCGACAGTATGAACTAGAGTTTTTAGAGGAGCTGCTGAAACCCAAGTCATCCCAGGGGGAATTTTTGCCCCAGGGATCCTCACCTGTACCCTCAGGCACTCCTTGTGCCTGCCAGCTCCGCACCAGCCCTGTCCTAAAGGCACCTGGTATCTCCAGGGAGCAGCGACGCAGCTGTGACTGTAAGAGAATGGGTAGGGGCATGCGACTACCGGACACACCAGTTGGCTCCACAACAGAGGCACAgcacagaggcagagagagaactATCTCGAAGACCACTCCAGCAGTCTCCAAAGCCCCTCACACCCAAGGTGCTACAAGGAGACCTCAGACCTTAGAGATCAAGACAACACGAATACGTTCTACCAGTCTTGAGTCAAGAGAGCCAAGGGGTGAGCACGGCTCCTGCTTGCCGACCTGTACTTCACAAACAGATTGCATGGGAGCGCCACAATATAAGAAGCTCCAGAGGCGATACAGCATTGGAGAACTGGATAACAGCACTAGCACACCTGTTTATGCGGAGGTGAAGCCCAAAGCCAAGAGTCTTgagaaggagatggagagagtaaGGGCCACAGGACTGAGGCTACCCACCCCCATCGAGCCAGTGCACACACAGTCTCACCAGGCAGaggggaagggaaaaaagggtgtgttttttattcagGGAGAGGAGCTACTGCGTGAAAGTAAAGAAGGGACTGGGGAGGTGCTGCTGACCTTGCCTagtgaagacagtgatgaaaagGATAAATGTTGCTCATTCTGTTTCTGCTACAGGAAGTGTGAGGCAGCTGATGAAAGTAGTGAGAAGGATGAGCTCTCATACTCCATACCTCTTCAGGTCCTTCCAGGCATGGAGCTGGATTCACATACTTTTCCTGTAGTAAGCAAAACACTCCAGGTTCTTAATGCAGAGGACTGCagcggagaggaagaggaggaggaggaggagccacAGACACAAGAGATTGACCTAAGAGCATGTGGTACATTGGAGGGGAGCCTGGCACGGGTACAGGCTCTTCAGGGGAAAACTTTCAGCTTACCTGATGGTTTCCTAAATGCTCAGTTGGATGCTAATGAGTTGCTAGCAATCCTGCGTCAGTGTGCTAACAGCCCACAAGCTGAGGGTGAGGCTCGTCTTCAGCCCTCACGGATTGCAGAATACAAACAAGAGCTGGCAGTGCGCTTCAAAGAATTCAGAGCTTCATGTCGGCGGGTGGCAAGTGTTGAAAAAAGCCCAACACGAATGCTTGCTGTTGTCACAGCTAGCTTTCAAGTGTTGTGTGAACTAACTCAAACCTTCATCAAATTGGTCAGAGGAGTTCGTTCAGAAACCCAAAGGCTGCAGCTGTTGAGAAAAGTTGAGGAAGTAGCTATCAACTATACCTTGCTTCTGCGCGCAGCAGAAGAATCAATGGGACACTCAAGCAGCCTGCCGACAAAGACAATGAGTCCTCAAGTTTCCTCTAACACTAATAACATGAGCTCACTCACTCGACCCATCAAAACTCTTCCTGCCCAGTAA
- the tmsb1 gene encoding thymosin beta 1: MSDDNPVKEEVQQFNKKSLRKTSTNEKNHLPTKEEIEEEKKANKEGK, from the exons ATGAGTGACGACAATCCAGTCAAAGAGGAGGTGCAGCAGTTTAACAAGAAAAGTCTAAGGAAGACTAGCACAAATGAAAAGAACCATCTTCCAACCAAGGAGG AAattgaagaggagaagaaagccAATAAGGAAGGGAAATGA
- the LOC128362707 gene encoding solute carrier family 25 member 53-like: MTGGSEHKHEEGLKDSMVRFHSYLHGGTSSLLSTLPTIIVFPVYKTVFRQQIHNTPVHRAVEQLYKEGPAKLYRGVAPPLLMRTLNGTLLFGLQDTLLHHLSHSDISTSALPALAGFGAGMVEAIVFTPFERVQNVLQNGQNDRSLPTLKRILVSLKAQRPAFGYYRAFLPITARNALGSSLYFGLKGPVRDAVAGQGLPPMISSFMSGTLTSMAISLTLYPLSVLVANMQAQVGGDMKGVRACWRVLWESRQRSLALLYRGGSLVILRSCITWGLTTAIYDSQVKRSG; the protein is encoded by the coding sequence ATGACAGGAGGCTCCGAACATAAACATGAAGAGGGCCTTAAGGACTCCATGGTTCGTTTCCACAGCTACTTGCATGGAGGGACCTCCAGCTTGCTCTCCACCCTCCCCACCATTATCGTATTCCCTGTCTACAAGACTGTGTTCCGTCAACAAATCCACAACACACCGGTTCACCGTGCAGTGGAACAGCTCTACAAAGAGGGACCTGCAAAGCTCTACAGGGGTGTGGCCCCGCCGTTATTGATGAGGACGCTGAATGGTACACTGCTCTTTGGCCTTCAGGACACCCTCCTCCACCATCTCTCCCACAGTGACATCTCCACTTCTGCTCTGCCTGCTCTCGCTGGGTTTGGTGCAGGTATGGTAGAGGCTATCGTCTTTACCCCCTTTGAGCGTGTCCAGAATGTGTTGCAGAATGGCCAGAATGACCGTAGTCTACCAACCCTGAAGAGAATTCTTGTCAGCCTGAAAGCACAGAGGCCAGCCTTCGGGTACTACAGAGCCTTCCTGCCCATTACAGCCCGTAACGCCCTGGGTAGCTCCCTTTACTTTGGCTTGAAAGGGCCTGTGCGTGATGCTGTGGCTGGACAGGGGCTCCCTCCCATGATCTCCTCCTTCATGTCTGGGACGCTGACCTCCATGGCAATCAGTCTGACTCTGTATCCACTGTCTGTGCTAGTGGCAAACATGCAGGCACAGGTGGGAGGGGACATGAAAGGTGTCAGGGCTTGTTGGAGGGTGCTGTGGGAATCCCGACAGCGGAGTTTGGCTCTGCTGTACCGAGGTGGTTCCCTAGTAATTCTGAGATCATGTATCACATGGGGACTCACCACAGCTATCTATGACAGTCAGGTGAAACGTTCAGGCTAA
- the prps1b gene encoding ribose-phosphate pyrophosphokinase 1, whose protein sequence is MPNIKIFSGSSHPDLSQKIADRLGLELGKVVTKKFSNQETCVEIGESVRGEDVYIVQSGCGEINDNLMELLIMINACKIASASRVTAVIPCFPYARQDKKDKSRAPISAKLVANMLSVSGADHIITMDLHASQIQGFFDIPVDNLYAEPAVLKWIKENIPEWKNCTIVSPDAGGAKRVTSIADRLNVDFALIHKERKKANEVDRMVLVGDVTDRVAILVDDMADTCGTICHAADKLISAGATKVYAILTHGIFSGPAISRINNACFEAVVVTNTIPQEEKMKHCPKIQVIDISMILAEAIRRTHNGESVSYLFSHVPL, encoded by the exons ATGCCTAATATCAAAATATTCAGCGGTAGCTCACATCCGGACCTGTCGCAGAAAATAGCAGACCGCCTGGGTCTGGAGCTGGGCAAGGTTGTTACGAAGAAATTTAGCAACCAGGAAACATG CGTGGAGATAGGGGAGAGTGTACGTGGGGAAGATGTGTACATCGTGCAGAGTGGCTGTGGGGAGATCAATGACAATTTGATGGAGTTACTGATCATGATAAATGCTTGCAAGATCGCCTCCGCCTCCAGGGTCACTGCTGTCATCCCCTGCTTTCCTTATGCACGCCAGGACAAGAAGGACAAG AGCCGAGCTCCCATCTCCGCCAAGTTGGTAGCCAACATGTTGTCTGTGTCTGGTGCGGATCATATTATAACGATGGATTTGCATGCCTCTCAAATACAG GGCTTTTTTGACATCCCTGTTGATAATTTGTACGCTGAGCCAGCTGTGTTAAAATGGATTAAAGAAAACATCCCCGAATGGAAGAATTGTACAATTGTGTCACCTGACGCAGGAGGGGCCAAGAG GGTCACCTCAATTGCCGATAGGTTGAATGTCGACTTCGCCCTCATCCACAAGGAGCGGAAGAAGGCTAATGAAGTGGACCGCATGGTTCTTGTTGGAGATGTGACTGATCGGGTCGCCATTCTAGTCGATGACATGGCTGACACCTGTGGCACAATCTGCCATGCTGCTGACAA ACTAATTTCTGCTGGTGCCACCAAGGTGTATGCCATACTAACTCACGGCATCTTCTCTGGCCCAGCTATCTCACGCATCAACAATGCTTGCTTTGAAGCCGTTGTTGTGACTAATACAATCCCTcaggaggagaagatgaagcATTGTCCCAAAATACAG GTTATCGACATATCCATGATCCTTGCAGAGGCCATCCGTAGAACTCACAACGGGGAATCTGTGTCATACCTGTTTAGCCATGTCCCCTTGTAA